A genome region from Fibrobacterota bacterium includes the following:
- a CDS encoding VCBS repeat-containing protein: MLTQGTEKRRAGFGLIVGLAAAALGRSPALGSVGDSLWKFFADYSVTTVEPIADLSGNGAEDLLVGSQDDTLYAVEAKGAGAGKQLWSFPFKSTLSAAAAMPDLNGDGKPEAAGGDQSGMVAVINGADGKLKWRYLTGLGTVLSLAALPDVNGDGAGDLAVGSELDSVYCLSGNPGGGSGKELWSFGVPASKTHGPPGGMTGPGAKIMAGPPVDVPSGANSLAVIGEKNKAPSCLAVGTNNDTVYCLGLADGAVKWKSGLPGDIWKVTSFPDMTGDGVEEVLLACGADSGYLLNGANGEVLWSHAVSQGGVSVAATADMDGDGKADALIGDGNGTVHCVSGAAKGTGVKAVWTYDFGDASTILSIASPGDIDKDGKADCIVGTSNDSVALISGKGTRLWAAGLGGQVPNVAALGDIDGNGSPDWVAGTEMGFAEAFSGEGNVSLLAPRPAAFGRASLRLNPSLPLFTRPGSGVFYDGRGRAYPRSNTGARREGQGR; this comes from the coding sequence ATGTTGACGCAAGGAACGGAAAAGCGCCGCGCGGGTTTCGGCTTAATCGTCGGATTGGCGGCCGCGGCGTTGGGCCGCTCCCCCGCGCTGGGGAGCGTCGGGGATTCCCTCTGGAAATTCTTCGCCGATTACAGCGTGACGACGGTCGAACCCATCGCCGATCTGAGCGGCAACGGCGCCGAGGATCTCCTCGTCGGTTCGCAGGACGATACCCTCTACGCGGTGGAGGCGAAAGGGGCGGGCGCCGGCAAGCAGCTTTGGTCCTTTCCCTTCAAGAGCACGCTCTCCGCCGCCGCGGCCATGCCGGACCTGAACGGGGACGGCAAGCCGGAAGCCGCCGGCGGCGATCAATCGGGGATGGTGGCCGTGATCAACGGCGCCGACGGCAAGTTGAAGTGGCGCTATCTCACCGGCCTGGGAACCGTGCTATCGCTGGCGGCCTTGCCCGACGTGAACGGGGACGGGGCGGGCGACCTGGCGGTAGGCAGCGAATTGGATTCGGTTTATTGCCTCTCCGGCAATCCCGGCGGCGGCTCAGGAAAGGAATTGTGGTCCTTTGGCGTCCCCGCGAGCAAAACCCATGGGCCCCCCGGAGGTATGACCGGTCCCGGCGCCAAGATCATGGCGGGGCCGCCCGTGGATGTCCCTTCCGGCGCCAATTCCCTGGCGGTGATCGGGGAGAAGAATAAGGCCCCCTCGTGCCTGGCGGTTGGGACCAATAACGATACCGTGTACTGCCTGGGCTTGGCGGATGGCGCGGTCAAATGGAAAAGCGGATTGCCCGGCGACATCTGGAAGGTTACCTCCTTCCCGGACATGACCGGCGACGGCGTGGAAGAAGTCCTGCTGGCTTGCGGCGCCGACTCGGGATACCTCTTGAACGGCGCCAATGGGGAAGTCCTCTGGTCGCATGCCGTTTCCCAAGGCGGAGTGAGCGTGGCCGCCACCGCGGATATGGACGGCGACGGCAAGGCCGACGCCTTGATCGGCGACGGCAACGGGACCGTCCATTGCGTATCCGGAGCCGCCAAGGGCACGGGAGTCAAGGCGGTATGGACGTACGATTTCGGGGATGCCAGCACCATCCTGTCCATCGCCTCGCCCGGGGACATCGATAAGGATGGAAAGGCCGATTGCATCGTAGGCACATCCAACGACTCGGTGGCCCTCATCAGCGGGAAGGGAACGCGCCTGTGGGCGGCCGGCTTGGGCGGGCAGGTCCCGAACGTCGCCGCCTTGGGCGACATCGATGGCAACGGCAGCCCGGATTGGGTCGCCGGCACCGAAATGGGGTTCGCCGAAGCCTTCTCCGGGGAAGGAAACGTCTCCTTGTTGGCCCCGCGCCCGGCCGCTTTCGGCCGCGCCTCGCTGAGGCTCAATCCCAGTCTCCCGCTTTTCACCCGCCCCGGTTCCGGCGTATTCTACGATGGCCGCGGACGCGCCTATCCCCGATCCAATACCGGCGCCCGCCGCGAAGGGCAAGGCCGATGA
- the wecB gene encoding UDP-N-acetylglucosamine 2-epimerase (non-hydrolyzing), with protein MSKPVVAVVFGTRPEAIKMVPVIRALQARPEVSTLVVSTGQHKQMLAQMLKRFEVKVDCEMDLMEPNQSLYRLSAKAIAAFEQVLKEHQPRMMLVQGDTTTAFLGALCAFYGKIAVGHVEAGLRTGDKYNPFPEEVNRRLITAVADLNFCPTPGNRDNLLREGLDPRTLSVTGNTGIDTLLLAAGMDHPFPLPDLEKSGKRLILITVHRRESFGEPMRQIFGAIRELSLAYPDHEIVYPVHLNPNVQAPAREILGGLKNVRLVEPMDYFDFVKMMGRAHLILTDSGGVQEEAPTLGAPVLVLRNETERPEAVQAGTVRLAGTRKEDILREARLLLDDEAERAKLSAASNPYGDGKASPRIAAAVVKHLGLG; from the coding sequence ATGAGCAAGCCCGTCGTCGCCGTCGTCTTCGGCACGCGCCCGGAGGCCATCAAGATGGTCCCGGTCATCCGCGCCTTGCAGGCCCGGCCCGAGGTTTCCACCTTGGTCGTCTCCACCGGCCAGCATAAGCAGATGCTGGCCCAGATGCTGAAGCGATTCGAGGTCAAGGTCGATTGCGAGATGGACCTGATGGAACCCAACCAGAGCCTCTACCGCCTCTCGGCCAAGGCCATCGCCGCCTTCGAGCAAGTGCTGAAAGAACATCAGCCCCGCATGATGCTGGTGCAAGGCGACACCACCACCGCCTTCCTGGGGGCGCTATGCGCCTTCTACGGGAAGATCGCGGTGGGCCACGTGGAGGCGGGCCTGCGTACCGGCGACAAGTACAACCCCTTCCCGGAAGAGGTCAACCGCCGCCTCATCACCGCAGTCGCCGATCTGAATTTCTGCCCCACCCCGGGCAACCGCGACAACCTTCTGCGCGAAGGCCTCGACCCCCGTACCCTCTCGGTTACCGGCAACACCGGCATCGATACCTTGCTGCTCGCCGCGGGCATGGATCATCCTTTCCCGCTCCCCGATTTGGAAAAGTCGGGCAAGCGCTTGATCCTCATCACCGTGCATCGCCGGGAAAGCTTCGGCGAACCCATGCGCCAGATCTTCGGCGCCATCCGCGAGTTGTCCTTGGCCTATCCCGATCACGAGATCGTCTATCCCGTCCACCTCAATCCCAACGTACAGGCCCCCGCGCGGGAAATCCTGGGAGGCCTCAAAAACGTGCGCCTCGTGGAGCCCATGGATTATTTCGACTTCGTGAAGATGATGGGCCGGGCCCATCTCATCCTCACCGATTCGGGCGGGGTGCAGGAGGAAGCGCCCACCTTGGGGGCGCCGGTATTGGTGCTTCGTAACGAGACCGAACGGCCGGAAGCGGTGCAGGCCGGCACGGTGCGGCTGGCCGGGACCCGCAAGGAGGACATCCTCCGGGAAGCGCGCCTCCTCCTCGACGACGAAGCCGAAAGGGCCAAGCTCAGCGCGGCTTCCAACCCTTACGGGGACGGGAAAGCCTCGCCCCGCATCGCCGCAGCGGTGGTGAAGCATCTTGGATTGGGTTGA
- a CDS encoding DUF3160 domain-containing protein, translated as MRFLRVLPAALPYCALLSLCAGLAGAAVPRAIDINGDGKIDADDAQAFLDAVAQGSAPALDLDGDGKTGLSDALLYGRWIDGLFSKPAAGLGSLYFQDPADSGAFARYQDDAKAKQAWGLPQLQSAYPDGTVPFAPVTGPIEFESEVGKAFAKFSLTFDTAAFRAKVRSQGMAIPAGPSFPNFFQALDQIHDADLPLLFTSDALLHTLYLSYDSLLAGMEENRFALSLDSILAGAEGYVESHYPEDASSRDVAELLGTARMLLNPQRSDLASTPGIAAHLADIKALTEKTVSLWGRDTLIDFSQFKPRGHYTRSARLTAYFQAMMWLSRADLAFDLRANPPDNKPAYTRMKKDAVILWDCLINSGSYPAWLEIDKVIGYMVGQSDGLSPRGMGLVMQSLGVTDAQAFVAAFPEARFDSAIAAGNFGAQAILSQAKKYNPGDPLDLSPIFSFMPQRFILDAFTFSQLVHPVSDRVPWPSSLQIAFALGDNSALKDLAKTGAAANGILGAQRVLYDGISAGGWQTNLYTGWLGFLRKLNGAESNPKAAPVFRSPAWRLKTRNTQLTSWAQLRHNTLLYAKQSYTGTVLCDFPKAYVEPYPEFFAAVAAYAASGAGMFRNDARASAYFSSLKDISGRLQAIAARSAQGLGPDSSQSEWLRSALTYRAQPLGCTSVKVYDGWFLDLIYASARTGIDGNNDAVIADVHTKPESDEIGQKGVLHVGSGPIRLAAVAIQTDSCVTLYAAPVSSFYEVLRLGTLDRMTDEVWKDSLRTTAPPSQPDWIKPILSP; from the coding sequence ATGAGGTTCCTACGCGTCCTTCCCGCGGCCCTTCCCTATTGCGCCCTCTTGTCCCTTTGCGCCGGCCTCGCCGGAGCGGCCGTTCCCCGCGCCATCGATATCAACGGGGACGGCAAGATCGATGCGGACGATGCCCAGGCTTTTCTCGATGCGGTGGCGCAAGGGTCGGCGCCGGCCCTGGACCTGGACGGGGACGGTAAGACCGGCCTCTCCGACGCGCTCCTGTACGGCCGCTGGATCGACGGGTTGTTCAGCAAGCCCGCCGCGGGTTTGGGCAGCCTGTATTTCCAGGACCCGGCCGACTCCGGCGCCTTCGCGCGCTACCAGGACGATGCCAAGGCGAAGCAGGCGTGGGGCCTTCCGCAATTGCAGTCCGCCTATCCCGACGGGACCGTGCCCTTCGCGCCCGTAACCGGTCCCATCGAATTCGAGTCCGAAGTCGGCAAAGCCTTCGCGAAGTTCTCCTTAACGTTCGACACCGCCGCCTTCCGGGCCAAGGTGCGATCCCAGGGCATGGCCATCCCCGCAGGCCCCTCCTTCCCGAACTTCTTCCAGGCCTTGGATCAGATCCATGACGCGGATCTGCCGCTCCTGTTCACCAGCGATGCCCTCTTGCATACCCTCTACCTGAGCTATGACAGCCTGCTGGCCGGGATGGAGGAAAACCGTTTCGCGCTTTCGTTGGATTCCATCCTGGCTGGCGCCGAAGGCTACGTCGAGTCGCATTATCCCGAGGATGCTTCCAGCCGGGACGTGGCCGAACTGCTGGGGACCGCGCGCATGTTGCTCAATCCGCAACGATCGGACCTCGCGTCCACCCCGGGCATAGCCGCGCATCTGGCGGACATCAAGGCGCTGACGGAGAAGACGGTTTCCTTATGGGGCCGGGATACCCTGATCGATTTCTCCCAGTTCAAGCCGCGCGGGCATTATACGCGCAGCGCGCGGTTGACGGCCTATTTCCAGGCCATGATGTGGCTGTCGCGGGCCGATCTCGCCTTCGATTTGCGCGCCAATCCTCCCGATAACAAGCCCGCCTATACGCGCATGAAAAAGGACGCGGTGATCCTATGGGATTGCCTGATCAATTCGGGATCTTATCCGGCGTGGCTGGAAATCGATAAGGTTATCGGATACATGGTGGGCCAAAGCGATGGATTGAGCCCGCGGGGCATGGGACTGGTAATGCAGTCCCTGGGCGTGACCGATGCGCAAGCCTTCGTGGCGGCCTTCCCCGAGGCGCGTTTCGACTCGGCGATTGCGGCGGGCAACTTCGGCGCGCAGGCCATCCTTTCCCAGGCCAAGAAGTACAACCCCGGCGACCCGCTGGATCTTTCCCCCATCTTCTCCTTTATGCCCCAGCGCTTCATCCTGGATGCATTCACTTTCTCTCAGCTCGTGCATCCCGTTTCCGATCGCGTGCCCTGGCCTTCCTCCCTGCAAATCGCTTTTGCCTTGGGGGACAATTCCGCTTTGAAGGATTTGGCCAAGACGGGCGCGGCGGCGAACGGGATCTTGGGGGCGCAACGCGTACTCTACGATGGCATCAGCGCAGGGGGATGGCAAACCAATCTGTACACGGGCTGGCTCGGCTTCCTGCGCAAGCTGAACGGAGCGGAATCGAATCCCAAGGCGGCCCCGGTCTTCCGCTCGCCGGCCTGGCGCCTCAAGACGCGCAATACCCAATTGACTTCTTGGGCGCAGTTGCGGCACAACACCTTGCTGTACGCCAAGCAATCGTACACGGGAACCGTCCTATGCGATTTCCCCAAGGCCTACGTGGAACCCTACCCCGAATTCTTCGCCGCCGTCGCGGCCTATGCCGCCAGCGGCGCGGGCATGTTCCGGAATGATGCCCGGGCCAGCGCGTATTTCTCCTCCCTGAAGGACATTAGCGGACGCCTGCAAGCGATCGCGGCGCGTTCGGCCCAAGGCCTGGGTCCCGATTCGTCCCAGTCCGAATGGTTGCGCTCAGCCTTGACCTATCGGGCGCAGCCGCTGGGTTGCACCTCGGTGAAGGTCTACGACGGCTGGTTCCTGGACCTTATTTACGCTTCCGCGCGCACCGGCATCGACGGGAACAATGATGCTGTCATCGCCGACGTGCATACCAAACCCGAATCGGACGAGATCGGGCAGAAGGGCGTGTTGCACGTGGGAAGCGGCCCCATCCGCCTGGCCGCGGTGGCGATCCAGACCGACTCCTGCGTGACCCTCTATGCGGCGCCGGTCTCTTCTTTCTATGAAGTGCTGCGGCTCGGTACGCTGGACCGCATGACCGACGAAGTTTGGAAGGATTCACTGCGGACGACCGCGCCCCCGTCCCAGCCCGATTGGATCAAACCGATCCTTTCGCCCTGA
- a CDS encoding PQQ-dependent sugar dehydrogenase, with protein sequence MTNKFFPWLAFSAALPLQAQTNWTSPLCPTTTLSASDFEATELFNKKGGTGIAKDAGISEPVGMDVHAVFTAGKYDHTDIIFTERMGNLKWYDGVAKTVKVMAHFSVHADDLAHLEDDNGLMGVAFDPHFDTNKWIYVWYSPKQTYQRDNVTPGGPLSNRQLRLARLTVKPDNTVDTASQKILIKILGNTTDKWHSGGPMQFDAYGDLWIAIGNNSQDLTVSACDSGRSVLSQTDSSASAEWSSSDTHSMRGGFIRIHPDDSAPKGYTIPSGNFGQYWADKFEQQGRAASLVAQYRDTSKVLPEVYVKGERSNFSCAVHPTKRWLAWGTVNYNTVQDEFNITDHPIFSGFPYFMAKNDPTCNHGKNPDSATNTSALNGGVKVLPPAVPGTLNNLVNVAIGGPIYSFDPSVDYAGKFPPHFDNKWIVTGFYGGVWGITVDDTKQPFQSLGGTPPKMDATGGLFSNIKGSFRNASCMKYGKDGALYILNYDGNRYTTDTFNPGVVRVIYKGSCNPVSLARKMEAPYQSIWIDPLGITIKEAGPHVVALYDLNGHRVWNDQDMGPKVYRLSLIRAQASLRPGLYMARVNTPAGEVSRRISVF encoded by the coding sequence ATGACCAATAAATTTTTTCCTTGGCTCGCTTTCTCCGCCGCGCTCCCCTTGCAAGCCCAAACGAATTGGACATCGCCGCTATGCCCTACCACCACGCTCAGCGCGAGCGATTTCGAGGCCACCGAACTATTCAATAAAAAAGGCGGCACCGGGATCGCCAAGGATGCCGGCATCTCCGAGCCCGTAGGGATGGACGTGCACGCCGTATTCACCGCCGGCAAATACGATCATACCGATATCATCTTCACGGAGCGGATGGGGAACCTGAAGTGGTACGACGGGGTGGCGAAGACGGTGAAGGTGATGGCCCATTTCAGCGTCCATGCCGACGATCTCGCCCATCTGGAAGACGATAACGGTTTGATGGGCGTCGCCTTCGATCCCCATTTCGACACCAATAAATGGATTTACGTGTGGTACAGCCCCAAGCAGACCTATCAACGGGACAACGTGACTCCGGGGGGCCCTCTCTCGAACCGGCAATTGCGCCTGGCCCGCCTCACCGTAAAGCCGGACAATACCGTGGACACCGCCAGCCAGAAGATCCTCATAAAAATCCTGGGCAACACCACCGATAAATGGCATAGCGGAGGCCCCATGCAATTCGACGCCTACGGCGATCTCTGGATTGCCATCGGCAACAACAGCCAGGATTTGACTGTAAGCGCCTGTGACTCGGGTCGCAGCGTACTGTCCCAGACCGATAGCTCCGCCAGCGCGGAATGGTCGTCATCCGATACGCACAGCATGCGCGGGGGTTTCATCCGTATCCACCCCGATGATTCCGCTCCCAAGGGGTACACCATCCCCAGCGGCAACTTCGGCCAATACTGGGCGGACAAATTCGAACAGCAGGGCAGGGCCGCCTCTCTGGTCGCCCAATACCGCGATACCTCCAAGGTACTGCCCGAAGTGTACGTGAAAGGGGAGAGGAGCAATTTCTCCTGCGCGGTGCATCCCACCAAACGTTGGCTGGCCTGGGGCACGGTGAATTACAATACCGTGCAAGACGAATTCAACATCACCGATCATCCCATCTTCAGCGGTTTCCCCTACTTCATGGCCAAGAACGATCCCACCTGCAACCACGGAAAGAACCCGGACAGCGCGACCAACACCTCGGCCCTTAACGGCGGCGTGAAGGTGCTGCCGCCCGCCGTCCCCGGCACCTTGAACAACCTGGTGAACGTCGCCATCGGCGGGCCGATCTATAGTTTCGACCCTTCCGTGGATTACGCGGGGAAATTCCCCCCGCATTTCGACAACAAGTGGATCGTGACCGGGTTCTATGGCGGGGTCTGGGGCATTACGGTGGACGATACCAAGCAGCCTTTCCAATCCCTGGGAGGAACCCCGCCCAAGATGGACGCCACCGGCGGCTTGTTCAGCAATATCAAAGGTTCTTTCCGCAATGCATCATGCATGAAGTACGGAAAAGACGGCGCCCTATACATCCTGAATTACGATGGAAACAGGTATACGACGGACACCTTCAATCCCGGCGTGGTGCGCGTCATTTACAAGGGAAGTTGCAATCCCGTTTCCCTGGCCCGGAAAATGGAAGCCCCCTATCAAAGCATCTGGATCGACCCGCTCGGCATCACCATCAAGGAAGCGGGCCCCCACGTGGTTGCCTTGTACGACCTCAACGGGCACCGGGTCTGGAACGATCAAGACATGGGACCGAAGGTATACCGGCTAAGCCTTATCCGCGCCCAAGCGTCCTTGCGGCCGGGATTGTATATGGCCCGGGTGAACACCCCGGCCGGGGAGGTCTCCCGGCGCATCTCGGTATTCTAA
- a CDS encoding PQQ-dependent sugar dehydrogenase, whose product MHIRISPKFALAAAFALPVGAQFTSPLCTGNTLSATDFSAQELFNKNGTSGAAANADLSEPTHMDVRVVKGADGKYDHSDIIFVERTGNVKWYDGAAKKVTLMGHISVHAIAGSEDDNGLMGVVFHPDFEKNRWVYLWYSPLATVDQTMTGTGQNRQLRLSRFVVKSDNTLDLTSEKILIKILGSKSDQWHSGGPMQFDAYGDLWGTMGNNSPDLDPTACSAGNNVMSKTDSTTSAEWGPSNTASFRGGFWRIHPDSSAKGYSIPKGNFGEYWGNYFEQKGHTALAAKYRDPAKVLPEVYVKGERSNFSCAVHPYKRWLAWGTVNYASTNDEFNITDHPIFSGFPYFHRDNQPTCTNGKNVDAPVNNSPFNSGVDTLPPAIAGSIVGLTNVAIGGPIYHFDRSIDYDGKMPPHLDNKWIVTGFNGGMWIATFDTTTMKVSGTPTKVDNGIFSGVPIRNHIQSMYGKDGALYILNYDGYYHSAINPGVVRVTYKGACKIPVGPDPAVTSVKPYQKIWIDPHGIMVGEEGPHTVSLYDLAGHRVWKDQGVGAHEYRLNELRSQASLKPGLYLARVRTSAGEYSRRLSLF is encoded by the coding sequence ATGCACATCCGGATTAGTCCTAAATTCGCGTTGGCGGCCGCGTTCGCGCTGCCGGTAGGCGCGCAATTCACTTCTCCTCTCTGCACGGGGAATACCTTGTCCGCGACCGATTTTTCGGCCCAAGAGTTGTTCAATAAGAACGGCACCTCGGGCGCCGCGGCCAACGCCGACCTGTCCGAGCCCACCCATATGGACGTACGCGTGGTGAAAGGGGCGGACGGCAAATACGATCATAGCGACATCATCTTCGTCGAGCGGACCGGCAACGTGAAATGGTACGACGGCGCAGCCAAGAAGGTGACCCTGATGGGGCATATCAGCGTCCATGCCATAGCCGGCTCGGAAGACGATAACGGCCTCATGGGCGTGGTCTTCCATCCGGACTTCGAGAAGAACCGGTGGGTCTATCTGTGGTACAGCCCCTTGGCGACCGTCGATCAGACCATGACCGGGACCGGTCAAAACCGCCAGCTCCGTTTGTCCCGCTTCGTGGTGAAATCGGATAACACCCTGGACCTGACCAGCGAAAAGATCCTCATCAAGATCCTGGGCAGCAAATCGGATCAATGGCATAGCGGCGGCCCCATGCAATTCGACGCTTACGGCGATTTGTGGGGGACCATGGGCAACAATAGCCCCGATCTCGATCCCACCGCGTGCAGCGCCGGCAACAACGTCATGTCCAAAACCGACAGCACCACCAGCGCCGAATGGGGACCGTCCAACACCGCCAGCTTCCGCGGCGGCTTCTGGCGCATCCATCCCGATAGCTCGGCCAAAGGCTACTCCATTCCCAAGGGCAATTTCGGCGAGTACTGGGGCAACTACTTCGAACAGAAAGGGCATACGGCCCTGGCTGCCAAGTACCGCGATCCCGCCAAGGTCCTGCCGGAAGTCTACGTGAAAGGCGAGCGCAGCAATTTTTCCTGCGCGGTCCATCCGTATAAGCGGTGGCTGGCCTGGGGCACGGTCAATTACGCCAGCACCAATGATGAATTCAACATCACCGATCACCCCATCTTCTCCGGCTTCCCGTATTTCCATCGGGACAACCAGCCCACCTGCACCAATGGGAAGAACGTGGATGCGCCCGTCAACAATTCGCCGTTCAACAGCGGCGTGGATACCTTGCCGCCGGCCATCGCGGGCTCCATCGTCGGCTTGACCAACGTGGCCATCGGCGGGCCGATCTACCATTTCGATAGGTCGATCGACTACGACGGCAAGATGCCCCCCCACCTGGACAACAAGTGGATCGTAACCGGGTTCAACGGGGGAATGTGGATCGCCACCTTCGACACGACCACCATGAAGGTGAGCGGCACGCCGACCAAGGTGGATAACGGCATCTTCAGCGGCGTTCCCATCCGCAACCATATCCAATCGATGTACGGCAAGGACGGGGCGCTCTACATCCTCAACTACGACGGCTACTACCACAGCGCCATCAATCCCGGCGTGGTACGGGTGACCTATAAGGGCGCATGCAAAATCCCGGTAGGGCCCGATCCCGCGGTCACCTCGGTGAAACCGTACCAGAAGATCTGGATCGATCCGCACGGGATCATGGTCGGCGAGGAAGGGCCGCATACCGTTTCGCTTTACGATTTGGCCGGGCATCGGGTTTGGAAGGACCAAGGCGTGGGCGCGCATGAATACCGCCTCAACGAGCTCCGCTCCCAAGCGTCCCTTAAACCGGGTCTCTACCTGGCTCGCGTACGCACTTCGGCAGGGGAATACTCGCGCCGACTCTCCCTGTTCTGA